Proteins encoded within one genomic window of Variovorax sp. OAS795:
- a CDS encoding LytTR family DNA-binding domain-containing protein — MTLKTLIVDDEALARSRLRTLLRECRSPAADVVAEAAQGAEAQAHLQSMALDLVLLDVHMPGVDGIEVARALRDRSDAPAVVFVTAHAAHAVTAFDLDAVDYLTKPVRAERLQQALQKAERFLKERRALQAGAMQESVLIQDRGRAERVPLSEVLYLKSEYKYLTVRTASRSHILDGSLNEFEERYPALFLRVHRNALVARSAIRALEKYDDGEDAEGWALRLDAIPEPVAVSRRQLAAVREVLKEPR, encoded by the coding sequence ATGACCCTCAAGACCCTGATCGTCGACGACGAAGCCCTGGCCCGCTCGCGCCTGCGCACGCTGCTGCGCGAGTGCCGTTCGCCCGCCGCCGACGTGGTGGCCGAGGCTGCGCAAGGCGCCGAGGCGCAGGCGCACCTGCAAAGCATGGCGCTCGACCTGGTGCTGCTGGACGTGCACATGCCCGGTGTCGACGGCATCGAGGTGGCCCGGGCCCTGCGCGACCGCTCCGATGCGCCGGCCGTGGTGTTCGTCACCGCCCATGCGGCCCATGCCGTGACGGCCTTCGATCTCGACGCGGTCGACTACCTGACCAAGCCCGTACGCGCCGAGCGCCTCCAGCAGGCGCTGCAGAAGGCGGAGCGCTTTCTCAAGGAGCGCCGTGCGCTGCAAGCCGGCGCCATGCAGGAAAGCGTGCTGATCCAGGACCGCGGCCGCGCCGAGCGGGTGCCGCTGTCCGAGGTGCTCTACCTGAAGTCGGAGTACAAGTACCTCACGGTGCGCACCGCTTCCCGCAGCCACATCCTGGACGGTTCGCTGAACGAATTCGAGGAGCGGTATCCGGCGCTCTTCCTGCGGGTGCACCGCAATGCGCTGGTGGCGCGCTCGGCCATCCGCGCGCTCGAGAAATACGATGACGGGGAAGACGCCGAGGGCTGGGCCCTGCGCCTCGACGCGATCCCCGAACCCGTCGCCGTATCGCGGCGGCAACTGGCTGCAGTGCGAGAAGTGCTGAAGGAGCCGCGATGA
- a CDS encoding AI-2E family transporter, which translates to MSDDKNPGGQAVADKAASQPVEPPPELPPEPVTEPLPEAAAPPETKPEPEPEPDRVLLHMPVDVRSASLVVLAVLASVFALRWASAVFIPLMLSLLLSYALSPLVDVLENWKVPRWIGAAVILLGLGGGLGWTGYSLSGSASELLDALPVAAQKLRQAARSDRNAAATPLDSVQQAAAQLERAAEENSARVAARKGVARVVIERPPFNVREYLWSGTVGLLSAMGQLTLVAFLTFFALCSGNTFRRKLIKITGPSLQKKKITVHVLDDITKNIERYLLVQILTSILVGVATGLAFWFLGLDNAAVWGIVAAVTNLMPYIGSVIVMAAAGLVAFVQFNTIEMGLLVAGTSLVIHTLVGNLLVPWLTSRTSRMNPVAVFVGVIFWGWLWGVWGLLLGIPITMVIKSICDRVEDLQPIGELLGE; encoded by the coding sequence ATGAGCGACGACAAGAATCCAGGCGGCCAGGCTGTGGCGGACAAGGCGGCCTCGCAGCCCGTCGAGCCTCCGCCCGAACTGCCCCCCGAGCCCGTCACCGAACCGCTTCCCGAGGCCGCCGCGCCGCCGGAAACCAAGCCCGAACCGGAGCCCGAACCCGACCGCGTGCTGCTGCACATGCCGGTCGACGTGCGCAGCGCCTCGCTGGTCGTGCTTGCGGTGCTCGCCAGCGTCTTCGCCTTGCGCTGGGCTTCGGCGGTTTTCATTCCGCTGATGCTGAGCCTGCTCCTGAGCTACGCGCTGTCGCCCTTGGTCGACGTGCTGGAGAACTGGAAGGTGCCGCGCTGGATCGGCGCGGCGGTGATCCTGCTGGGCCTGGGTGGCGGACTGGGCTGGACTGGCTATTCGCTCTCGGGCAGCGCCTCGGAGCTGCTGGACGCGTTGCCGGTCGCGGCGCAGAAGCTGCGCCAGGCCGCGCGCAGCGACAGGAACGCTGCCGCCACGCCGCTGGACAGCGTGCAGCAGGCTGCCGCGCAGCTCGAACGCGCGGCCGAGGAGAACTCGGCCCGCGTCGCGGCGCGCAAGGGCGTGGCGCGCGTCGTCATCGAGCGGCCGCCGTTCAATGTGCGCGAGTACCTGTGGAGCGGCACCGTCGGCCTGCTGAGCGCCATGGGGCAGCTCACCCTGGTGGCCTTTCTCACCTTCTTCGCGCTGTGCTCGGGCAACACGTTCCGGCGCAAGCTGATCAAGATCACCGGCCCCAGCCTGCAGAAGAAAAAGATCACCGTGCACGTGCTGGACGACATCACGAAGAACATCGAGCGCTACCTGCTGGTGCAGATACTGACCAGCATCCTGGTGGGCGTTGCCACCGGGCTCGCGTTCTGGTTCCTGGGCCTGGACAACGCGGCCGTCTGGGGCATTGTGGCGGCGGTCACCAACCTCATGCCGTACATCGGCTCGGTGATCGTCATGGCCGCGGCCGGGCTGGTGGCCTTCGTGCAGTTCAACACCATCGAGATGGGCCTGCTGGTGGCCGGCACCTCGCTGGTCATCCACACCCTCGTCGGCAACCTGCTGGTGCCCTGGCTCACCAGCCGGACCAGCCGCATGAACCCCGTCGCGGTCTTCGTCGGCGTGATCTTCTGGGGCTGGCTGTGGGGCGTCTGGGGGCTGCTGCTGGGCATTCCCATCACCATGGTGATCAAGTCGATCTGCGACCGGGTCGAAGACCTTCAGCCGATTGGTGAACTGCTGGGGGAGTAG
- a CDS encoding MFS transporter, which translates to MNSPSSNPCADDLVHEPAEAARSTRSAWPAVGSIAVGTFAMVSTEFMPIGLLTDIARGLDVSDGTAGLMITMPGVLAAFAGPALIVASGRLDRRTVLIALTSLLIASNLLAAFAPNFATMLVARLMLGLCVGGFWTFAPAAATQLVPDASKARAMSLVLAGVSAATVLGVPAGSFLGTLFGWRASFAVTGALAALVLVVQLWLLPAMPPARAIGARDLLTPLTRRMAQVGLLAVLFFIAGHFAAYTYLKPLLQQVFGLAPNSVSALLLVYGAVGFIGTFIGGSLVARSVRGTTLLAALMLATALLLSTVIGSGLVPGAIVVFIWGVAFGLIPVALTGWMMEAVPDAPEAGQALLVSGFQVAIASGALIGGVTVDSYGISHTMVLSGVLVLIAALIVGTLGRARGGAPALAVTSPE; encoded by the coding sequence ATGAATTCACCCAGCAGCAACCCTTGCGCCGACGACCTCGTGCACGAACCGGCCGAGGCCGCCCGCTCCACCCGTTCCGCCTGGCCGGCCGTCGGCTCGATCGCCGTCGGCACCTTCGCCATGGTGTCGACCGAGTTCATGCCGATCGGCCTCCTGACCGACATCGCGCGCGGGCTCGACGTGTCCGACGGCACGGCCGGCCTCATGATCACGATGCCGGGCGTGCTGGCCGCCTTTGCCGGACCCGCGCTGATCGTCGCCTCGGGCCGCCTGGACCGCCGCACCGTGCTGATCGCGCTCACCAGCCTGCTGATCGCCTCGAACCTGCTCGCCGCCTTTGCGCCCAACTTCGCCACCATGCTGGTGGCACGGCTGATGCTCGGCCTGTGCGTCGGGGGCTTCTGGACCTTTGCGCCCGCCGCGGCCACGCAGCTGGTGCCCGACGCATCGAAGGCGCGCGCCATGTCGCTGGTGCTGGCGGGCGTGTCCGCCGCCACCGTGCTCGGCGTGCCCGCGGGCTCGTTCCTCGGCACCCTGTTCGGCTGGCGTGCTTCCTTCGCGGTGACCGGTGCGCTCGCGGCGCTGGTGCTGGTGGTGCAGCTTTGGCTGCTGCCCGCGATGCCGCCAGCGCGCGCGATCGGCGCACGCGACCTGCTCACGCCGCTCACGCGGCGCATGGCCCAGGTCGGCCTGCTCGCGGTGCTGTTCTTCATCGCCGGCCACTTCGCGGCCTACACCTACCTCAAGCCGCTGCTGCAGCAAGTGTTCGGGCTGGCGCCGAACTCTGTCTCCGCGCTGCTGCTGGTGTATGGCGCGGTGGGCTTCATCGGCACCTTCATCGGCGGCAGCCTGGTGGCGCGCAGCGTGCGCGGCACCACATTGCTGGCGGCGCTGATGCTCGCGACGGCGCTGCTGCTGTCGACGGTGATCGGCAGCGGCCTGGTGCCCGGCGCGATCGTGGTCTTCATCTGGGGCGTGGCCTTCGGCCTGATCCCGGTGGCGCTCACGGGCTGGATGATGGAAGCCGTGCCCGACGCGCCCGAAGCAGGCCAGGCCCTGCTCGTGAGCGGCTTCCAGGTGGCGATCGCCTCGGGCGCGTTGATCGGCGGCGTCACGGTCGACAGCTACGGCATTTCGCACACGATGGTGCTGAGCGGCGTGCTGGTGCTGATCGCCGCGCTCATCGTCGGCACCTTGGGACGTGCCCGCGGTGGCGCGCCGGCACTGGCGGTTACGTCGCCCGAGTGA
- the ppc gene encoding phosphoenolpyruvate carboxylase: MKASKTPAPPKRRQAEDQPLIDDIRLLGRILGDVIREQEGEESYALVEKIRTLSVAFRRDADQAADRALKNLLKGLSAAETVRVIRAFTYFSHLANLAEDRHLIRRRTESERAGESADGDLQTALARIRKAGVKPDEVVASLARSYVSPVLTAHPTEVQRKSILDAERAIAQLLTTRDEIKLRQNAYAAAKDALTPLEFAENETQMRIRVTQIWQTRLLRFSKLTVADEIENALSYYEATFLREIPRVYADLEKALGQGGVVPSVAPFLRMGQWIGGDRDGNPNVTAETLEYALRRQAELALRHYLTEVHYLGGELSLSATLVDVSVEMQALAERSPDTSEHRKDEPYRRALTGVYARLAATLRDLTGGEAARHAVPPQNPYATAEEFLADLHTVEQSLAEKHGSVLAAPRLRPLIRGVEVFGFHLATVDLRQSSDKHEAVIAELLATARIEPAYASLAEEAKQTLLLKLLDDARPLRVPDADYSPLATSELAIFAAARTARARYGAAAIRHYIISHTETVSDLLEALLLQKEVGLLRGKMDSNATCDLIVVPLFETIEDLRNAAPIVRAFYALPNIQALIERSGGEQDVMLGYSDSNKDGGIFTSNWELYRAGIALVALFDELNKKKKTNPIRLRMFHGRGGTVGRGGGPSYQAILAQPPGTVRGQIRLTEQGEVIGSKYANREIGRRNLETLVAATLEATLLPQAKSAPATFLSAAGELSAASMAAYRKLVYETPGFGDYFFGSTPIREIAELNIGSRPASRNPSHKIDDLRAVPWSFSWGQCRLTIPGWFGFGAGVEQFLASAETPAARKERVALLRRMYAQWPFFRTLLSNMDMVLAKSDLALASRYAELVTDRKLRQKVFSMIDTEWHRTSDALTLITGAKQRLEGNAEMQRSVRHRFPYIDPLHHLQVELMRRYRAGEGGERLQRGIHISINGVAAGLRNTG; this comes from the coding sequence ATGAAAGCCAGCAAGACCCCTGCCCCGCCCAAGCGCCGCCAAGCCGAAGACCAGCCGCTGATCGACGACATCCGGCTTCTGGGCCGCATCCTCGGCGACGTGATCCGGGAGCAGGAGGGCGAGGAGAGCTATGCCCTGGTCGAGAAGATCCGCACCCTGTCGGTGGCCTTCCGCCGCGATGCCGACCAGGCCGCGGACCGCGCGCTCAAGAACCTGCTCAAGGGCCTGAGCGCCGCCGAGACGGTGCGCGTGATCCGCGCCTTCACGTATTTCAGCCACCTGGCCAACCTGGCGGAAGACCGCCACCTGATCCGCCGCCGCACCGAATCCGAGCGCGCGGGCGAAAGCGCCGACGGCGACCTGCAGACCGCGCTCGCGCGCATCCGCAAGGCGGGCGTCAAGCCCGACGAGGTGGTGGCTTCGCTGGCGCGCAGCTATGTCTCGCCGGTGCTCACCGCGCACCCCACCGAAGTGCAGCGCAAGAGCATCCTGGACGCCGAGCGCGCCATCGCGCAGCTGCTCACCACGCGCGACGAAATCAAGCTGCGCCAGAATGCCTATGCCGCGGCCAAGGACGCACTCACGCCGCTCGAATTCGCAGAGAACGAAACGCAGATGCGCATCCGCGTCACGCAGATCTGGCAGACGCGCCTGCTGCGCTTCTCCAAGCTCACCGTGGCCGACGAGATCGAGAATGCGCTGAGCTACTACGAGGCGACTTTCCTGCGCGAGATCCCGCGCGTGTATGCCGACCTCGAGAAGGCGCTGGGCCAGGGCGGCGTGGTCCCTTCCGTGGCGCCCTTCCTGCGCATGGGCCAGTGGATCGGCGGCGACCGCGACGGCAACCCGAACGTCACGGCCGAAACGCTCGAGTACGCGCTGCGCCGCCAGGCCGAACTGGCGCTGCGCCACTACCTCACCGAGGTGCATTACCTCGGCGGCGAACTTTCGCTCTCCGCCACGTTGGTCGACGTGTCTGTCGAGATGCAGGCGCTGGCCGAACGCTCGCCCGACACCAGCGAGCACCGCAAGGACGAGCCCTACCGCCGCGCCCTCACCGGCGTGTATGCGCGCCTGGCGGCCACGCTGCGCGACCTGACCGGCGGCGAGGCCGCGCGCCACGCGGTTCCGCCGCAGAACCCCTACGCCACAGCCGAGGAGTTCCTCGCGGATCTCCACACGGTAGAACAGTCACTCGCCGAAAAGCACGGCAGCGTGCTCGCGGCGCCGCGGCTGAGGCCGCTGATCCGCGGCGTGGAGGTGTTCGGTTTCCACCTGGCCACGGTCGACCTGCGCCAGAGCTCGGACAAGCACGAGGCCGTGATCGCCGAGCTGCTGGCCACCGCGCGCATCGAACCCGCCTACGCTTCTTTGGCCGAAGAGGCCAAGCAGACGCTGCTGCTCAAGCTGCTCGACGATGCGCGCCCGCTGCGTGTGCCCGACGCCGATTATTCGCCGCTCGCGACGAGCGAGCTCGCGATCTTCGCGGCCGCGCGCACTGCGCGTGCGCGCTACGGCGCGGCGGCCATCCGCCACTACATCATCAGCCACACCGAGACGGTGAGCGACCTGCTCGAGGCGCTGCTGCTGCAAAAGGAAGTGGGCCTCCTGCGCGGCAAGATGGACAGCAACGCCACTTGCGACCTGATCGTGGTGCCGCTGTTCGAAACCATCGAAGACCTGCGCAACGCCGCGCCCATCGTGCGCGCCTTCTATGCACTGCCGAACATCCAGGCGCTCATCGAACGCTCGGGCGGCGAGCAGGACGTGATGCTCGGCTACAGCGACAGCAACAAGGACGGCGGCATCTTCACCAGCAACTGGGAGCTCTACCGCGCGGGCATCGCACTGGTGGCGCTGTTCGACGAGCTCAACAAGAAGAAGAAAACCAACCCGATCCGCCTGCGCATGTTCCACGGCCGCGGCGGCACCGTGGGCCGAGGCGGCGGCCCGAGCTACCAGGCCATCCTTGCGCAGCCCCCGGGCACGGTGCGCGGCCAGATCCGCCTCACCGAGCAGGGCGAGGTCATCGGCTCCAAGTACGCGAACCGCGAGATCGGCCGGCGCAACCTCGAGACGCTGGTCGCCGCCACGCTCGAAGCCACGCTGCTGCCGCAGGCCAAGTCGGCACCCGCGACCTTCCTCTCGGCGGCCGGTGAGCTGTCGGCCGCGAGCATGGCGGCCTACCGCAAGCTGGTCTACGAAACACCAGGCTTCGGCGACTACTTCTTCGGCTCCACGCCGATCCGCGAGATCGCCGAACTCAACATCGGCTCGCGTCCGGCCTCGCGCAACCCGAGCCACAAGATCGACGACCTGCGCGCCGTGCCGTGGAGCTTCAGCTGGGGCCAATGCCGGCTCACCATTCCCGGCTGGTTCGGCTTCGGCGCCGGCGTGGAGCAGTTCCTTGCCTCGGCCGAAACGCCGGCCGCGCGCAAGGAGCGTGTCGCGCTGCTGCGCCGCATGTATGCGCAGTGGCCGTTCTTTCGCACGCTGCTGTCCAACATGGACATGGTGCTTGCCAAGAGCGACCTCGCACTGGCCTCGCGCTACGCCGAGCTCGTGACCGATCGCAAGCTGCGCCAGAAGGTGTTCTCGATGATCGACACCGAGTGGCACCGCACCTCCGACGCGCTCACCCTCATCACCGGCGCCAAGCAACGCCTGGAGGGCAACGCCGAGATGCAGCGCTCGGTGCGCCACCGCTTCCCGTACATCGATCCGCTGCATCACCTGCAGGTCGAGCTGATGCGCCGCTATCGCGCAGGCGAAGGCGGCGAGCGGCTGCAGCGCGGCATCCACATCTCGATCAACGGCGTGGCGGCCGGTTTGCGCAACACCGGTTGA
- the hemC gene encoding hydroxymethylbilane synthase: MSNIVIATRESRLALWQAEHVQALLQERGHAVSLLGMTTRGDQILDKSLSKVGGKGLFVKELELALEEGRADIAVHSLKDVPMDLPAGFVLACVLEREDPRDALVSPKYASLDELPQGAVVGTSSLRRVVLLRALRPDLRIEPLRGNLDTRLRKLDEGQYDAIVLAAAGLKRLGLETRIRVAFDPDTMLPAAGQGALGIEVRADRTELIGLLESLSHRGDWLATAAERAVSRSMGGSCSMPLAAHARWQAGGALRIDAAWGDPDGSAPLVRVHAEAQAADHAEAGALGELAAALLRAAGAR, encoded by the coding sequence TTGAGCAATATCGTGATCGCCACGCGCGAGAGCCGGCTGGCACTGTGGCAGGCCGAACACGTGCAAGCGCTGCTGCAAGAAAGAGGCCACGCGGTCAGCCTGCTGGGCATGACCACGCGTGGCGACCAGATCCTGGACAAGTCGCTCAGCAAGGTGGGCGGCAAGGGCCTCTTCGTGAAAGAGCTGGAGCTGGCGCTCGAAGAAGGCCGCGCCGACATCGCGGTGCACTCGCTCAAGGACGTGCCGATGGACCTGCCCGCGGGCTTCGTGCTGGCCTGCGTGCTGGAACGCGAAGACCCGCGCGACGCGCTGGTGTCGCCGAAATATGCCTCGCTCGACGAACTCCCCCAGGGGGCTGTGGTCGGCACCTCCAGCCTGCGCCGCGTGGTGCTGCTGCGCGCGCTGCGGCCCGACCTGCGCATCGAGCCGCTGCGCGGCAATCTCGACACCCGCCTGCGCAAGCTCGACGAAGGCCAGTACGACGCGATCGTGCTCGCGGCGGCCGGGCTCAAGCGGCTCGGGCTCGAAACGCGCATCCGTGTCGCGTTCGATCCCGACACCATGCTGCCGGCCGCGGGGCAGGGCGCCCTCGGCATCGAGGTGCGGGCCGACCGCACCGAGCTGATCGGGCTGCTCGAATCGCTCTCGCACCGCGGCGACTGGCTGGCCACCGCCGCCGAGCGCGCGGTCAGCCGGTCGATGGGTGGCAGCTGCTCGATGCCGCTGGCGGCCCATGCGCGCTGGCAAGCCGGTGGCGCGTTGCGCATCGATGCGGCGTGGGGCGACCCCGATGGCAGCGCGCCGCTGGTGCGGGTCCATGCCGAAGCCCAGGCGGCCGATCATGCAGAGGCCGGCGCGCTCGGCGAGCTCGCCGCCGCGCTGCTTCGTGCTGCCGGCGCCCGCTGA
- a CDS encoding uroporphyrinogen-III synthase: MAAAKPVIVTRPAREAAQWVDEFRAAGVEAAALPLIAIEPAVDAEPLRAAWRRLSDYAALMFVSATAAEHFFLHADEAAAKDAIAAGLRFWATGPGTSRALLRAGVPAEAIDAPPSDADRFDSEALWERVRTQVAAGVRVLIVRGGDAAGHPSGRDWLANEIDAAHGDRDTVVAYRRLAPFLDEAARALALEGAAGRALWLFSSSEAIANLCHAMPGTPWHAACAVATHARIAEAARAAGFGAVRVCKPLREALIASIESFT; the protein is encoded by the coding sequence ATGGCTGCCGCCAAGCCCGTGATCGTGACGCGGCCGGCGCGCGAGGCCGCGCAGTGGGTCGACGAATTTCGCGCCGCCGGGGTCGAGGCCGCCGCGCTGCCGTTGATTGCCATCGAGCCTGCCGTGGACGCCGAGCCGCTGCGGGCCGCCTGGAGACGCCTCTCGGACTACGCGGCGCTGATGTTCGTGAGCGCCACGGCCGCCGAGCATTTCTTCCTTCATGCGGACGAAGCGGCAGCAAAGGATGCGATCGCGGCGGGCCTTCGTTTCTGGGCCACCGGGCCGGGCACTTCGCGCGCGCTGTTGCGCGCGGGCGTGCCGGCCGAGGCCATCGACGCGCCGCCATCCGATGCCGATCGCTTCGACTCCGAGGCGCTGTGGGAACGGGTGCGGACCCAGGTCGCGGCGGGCGTGCGCGTGCTGATCGTCCGGGGCGGCGATGCGGCCGGGCACCCGAGCGGGCGCGACTGGCTTGCGAACGAAATCGATGCCGCCCATGGAGACCGAGACACGGTGGTTGCTTATCGGCGCCTCGCGCCGTTCCTCGACGAGGCGGCGCGCGCGCTGGCATTGGAGGGCGCCGCGGGGCGTGCGCTATGGCTGTTCAGCAGTTCCGAAGCGATCGCGAACCTGTGCCATGCGATGCCCGGCACCCCATGGCACGCGGCCTGCGCGGTCGCAACGCATGCGCGCATCGCGGAAGCCGCGCGGGCCGCGGGATTCGGCGCGGTGCGGGTGTGCAAGCCACTTCGTGAGGCACTGATCGCGTCGATAGAATCCTTCACATGA
- a CDS encoding uroporphyrinogen-III C-methyltransferase: MSAASPSDDFSPPSAPPPVPAPLAASQSPEALAAAATTLSRIGLGLLALVSLAALVVAISLWQKVSGMQEQLARQSADAQAQSLEARTLARQAMDTVRDTAARAALTETRVAEVALQRSQLEELMQSLSRSRDENLVVDIESAVRLALQQAQVTGSVEPLLAALKAGDQRIARAAQPRLAPLQRAMQRDADRLRSSASADTGEALQKLDELMRSVDELPPLNAVATRGSGLNAWQPEPIPADAPWWERALLTVRAEARSLVRVGRIDRPEAVLLAPDQTFFLRENLKLKLLNARLSLLSRQVDVARSELATVSATLNRYFDPASRRTQAAATLLQQLQAQVKTSEAPRIDDTLAALATAAAGR; this comes from the coding sequence ATGAGTGCCGCGTCCCCGTCCGACGACTTCTCCCCCCCCTCCGCCCCCCCTCCGGTGCCTGCCCCGCTGGCGGCATCGCAGTCGCCGGAAGCGCTGGCCGCCGCCGCGACCACGCTCTCGCGCATCGGGCTCGGCCTGTTGGCGCTCGTGTCGCTTGCGGCCCTGGTCGTGGCCATTTCGCTCTGGCAGAAGGTCAGCGGCATGCAGGAGCAGCTGGCGCGACAGAGCGCGGATGCGCAAGCCCAATCGCTCGAAGCGCGCACGCTCGCGCGCCAGGCCATGGACACGGTGCGGGACACCGCGGCGCGCGCCGCCCTGACCGAAACCCGCGTCGCCGAGGTCGCACTGCAGCGCTCGCAACTCGAGGAGCTGATGCAAAGCCTCTCGCGCTCGCGCGACGAGAACCTGGTGGTCGACATCGAGTCGGCCGTGCGCCTTGCGCTGCAGCAGGCCCAGGTCACGGGCAGCGTGGAGCCCTTGCTTGCGGCCCTCAAGGCCGGCGACCAGCGCATTGCGCGCGCCGCCCAGCCGCGCCTTGCGCCGCTGCAGCGTGCCATGCAGCGCGATGCCGACCGCTTGCGCAGCAGCGCCAGCGCCGATACCGGCGAAGCGCTGCAGAAGCTCGACGAGCTGATGCGCAGCGTGGACGAACTGCCCCCGCTCAACGCGGTGGCCACGCGCGGCAGCGGGCTCAATGCCTGGCAGCCCGAACCCATTCCGGCCGATGCACCCTGGTGGGAGCGCGCGCTTCTCACGGTGCGCGCCGAGGCGCGGTCGCTGGTGCGCGTCGGACGCATCGATCGCCCCGAGGCCGTGCTGCTGGCGCCCGACCAGACCTTCTTCCTGCGCGAGAACCTCAAGCTCAAGCTGCTCAATGCACGCCTCTCGCTGTTGTCGCGGCAGGTGGATGTCGCGCGCAGCGAACTCGCGACGGTTTCCGCAACGCTGAACCGTTATTTCGATCCGGCATCGCGGCGCACCCAGGCCGCTGCAACGCTGCTGCAGCAACTCCAGGCCCAAGTGAAGACCTCCGAAGCTCCGCGCATCGACGACACGCTGGCTGCCCTGGCAACCGCGGCTGCGGGGCGCTGA
- a CDS encoding heme biosynthesis HemY N-terminal domain-containing protein yields MRAALWLLALFAIAAAVALFAGNNQGTITVFWPPWRVDLSLNLVLVILLGAFVLLHLALRGLAALFSLPTQARQWRLQQKERALHSALLDSMVQLLSGRFSRARKAAQAALVQEKTLAALDASLPQAQQVRVLSHLLAAESAQALQDRPARDAHLQQALNESADRIMLASPETREGVQLRAARWALEDHDPAGALARLQELPQGVQRRTLALRIRLKAARQDRRTLEALETARLLAKHRAFSDAAAQSIVRGLATELLSGAHDPAQLLRAWTELDMAEREMPEVAIHAAQRMVALRGDLALAREWLLPAWERMVSQPRGLGDMLRVKMARALEAGLDSVDAEWLARIEAAQKNNPRDPNLQYLAGMACMKRQLWGKAQQLLTQAGLGLQDTDLYRRAWLALAELAEARGDAEHAAEAWKRAAQAEKV; encoded by the coding sequence ATGCGAGCGGCACTCTGGCTCCTGGCGCTGTTCGCCATCGCGGCGGCAGTCGCGCTGTTCGCTGGCAACAACCAGGGCACGATCACGGTGTTCTGGCCGCCGTGGCGGGTCGATCTTTCGCTGAACCTGGTGCTGGTGATCCTGCTTGGCGCCTTCGTGCTGCTGCACCTGGCACTGCGCGGCCTCGCGGCGCTGTTCTCGCTACCGACGCAGGCCCGCCAATGGCGCCTGCAGCAGAAGGAACGCGCTCTGCATTCGGCTTTGCTCGATTCGATGGTGCAGCTGCTGTCGGGGCGTTTCTCGCGCGCGCGCAAGGCCGCGCAGGCGGCGCTGGTGCAGGAGAAAACGCTCGCGGCCCTCGATGCCAGCCTGCCGCAGGCGCAGCAGGTGCGGGTGCTGTCGCACCTGCTGGCGGCCGAGAGTGCGCAGGCGCTGCAAGACCGCCCGGCGCGCGATGCCCACCTGCAGCAAGCCCTGAATGAAAGCGCCGATCGCATCATGTTGGCGAGCCCCGAGACGCGCGAAGGCGTGCAACTGCGCGCGGCGCGCTGGGCGCTCGAAGACCACGACCCGGCCGGGGCGCTGGCCCGGCTGCAGGAACTTCCCCAAGGCGTGCAGCGGCGAACCCTTGCGCTGCGTATCCGGCTGAAGGCGGCGCGCCAGGACCGGCGCACGCTCGAGGCACTGGAAACCGCGCGCCTGCTTGCCAAGCACCGCGCGTTTTCAGACGCCGCGGCGCAGAGCATCGTGCGCGGCCTGGCGACCGAACTGTTGTCCGGCGCACACGACCCGGCGCAATTGCTTCGCGCCTGGACCGAACTCGACATGGCCGAACGCGAGATGCCCGAGGTGGCGATTCATGCCGCCCAGCGCATGGTCGCCCTGCGCGGCGACCTGGCGCTCGCGCGTGAATGGCTGCTGCCGGCCTGGGAGCGCATGGTGTCGCAGCCTCGTGGCCTGGGCGACATGCTGCGCGTCAAGATGGCGCGTGCGCTCGAGGCGGGCCTCGATTCGGTGGATGCCGAGTGGCTGGCGCGCATCGAAGCGGCGCAGAAGAACAACCCGCGCGATCCCAACCTGCAATACCTCGCGGGCATGGCCTGCATGAAGCGCCAGCTCTGGGGCAAGGCGCAGCAGCTGCTCACCCAGGCCGGCCTGGGCCTGCAGGACACGGACCTGTATCGCCGTGCATGGCTGGCGCTCGCCGAACTGGCCGAAGCGCGCGGCGATGCCGAGCACGCGGCCGAGGCCTGGAAGCGCGCGGCGCAGGCCGAGAAGGTCTAA